A window of Balearica regulorum gibbericeps isolate bBalReg1 chromosome Z, bBalReg1.pri, whole genome shotgun sequence contains these coding sequences:
- the GADD45G gene encoding growth arrest and DNA damage-inducible protein GADD45 gamma: MAACGLLPQSARGVRGEQLREPPLAAALWGHAAMTLEESHGQEPMPAGQNWMHGAGKALHKLLVSAQRRGCLTAGVYESAKLMNVDPDNVAFCVLATDEEDEGDIALQIHFTLIQAFCCENDIDIVRVTDVAKLAAIVGPNEESGEPRDLHCIVITNPSEDGWKDPALETLNSFCEESRNVNDWVPTITLPE; this comes from the exons ATGGCGGCATGCGGGCTGCTGCCTCAGAGCGCTCGGGGAGTGCGTGGTGAGCAGCTTCGGGAGCCGCCGCTGGCAGCCGCGCTGTGGGGACACGCTGCTATGACTCTGGAGGAGAGCCACGGACAGGAGCCTATGCCTGCGGGTCAGAACTG GATGCACGGCGCCGGCAAGGCCCTCCACAAGCTGCTGGTGTCGGCGCAGCGCCGCGGCTGCCTCACCGCCGGCGTCTACGAGTCGGCCAAGCTGATGAATGT CGATCCCGACAACGTAGCTTTCTGCGTGCTGGCCACGGACGAGGAGGACGAGGGGGATATTGCTCTGCAGATCCACTTCACCCTGATCCAGGCCTTCTGTTGCGAGAATGACATTGACATTGTGCGGGTGACTGATGTTGCCAAGCTGGCTGCCATCGTGGGGCCCAACGAGGAGTCTGGGGAGCCACGGGACCTCCACTGCATTGTCATCACG aaCCCAAGTGAAGATGGCTGGAAGGACCCAGCTCTTGAAACACTGAACTCATTTTGTGAAGAGAGCCGAAATGTCAATGACTGGGTGCCAACCATCACCCTGCCTGAGTGA